The Klebsiella sp. RHBSTW-00484 genome includes a window with the following:
- the hpxK gene encoding allantoate amidohydrolase — MSQTTRQQAAARVMARADELATISESPEGLTRVYLSPQHLQANQQAALWMTQAGMTVWQDSVGNICGRYEGEQEGAPAILLGSHLDTVRNAGRYDGMLGVLTAIEVVHSLHRQGRRLKKAIEIVGFGDEEGTRFGITLLGSRGLTGTWPESWLAQTDADGVSVAQAMVLVGLDPARIHLAARSQEEIAAYLELHIEQGPCLEQEGLVLGVVEAINGARRLNCCFTGEAGHAGTVPMSHRKDALAAAAEWMVLVENLTREQGGNLVATVGTLRCAPGAVNVIPGEVTLTLDIRGPNDQPLEALLNRLLARAQEIAARRHLQFSAEEFYRIAATACDSKLQQVLSEAVQEVQGCSIRLPSGAGHDAIAIAERWPSAMLFVRCKGGISHHPAESVTADDVALAIDAYSRAVLKL, encoded by the coding sequence ATGAGTCAAACAACACGCCAGCAGGCGGCAGCGCGAGTTATGGCTCGCGCCGATGAGTTGGCTACGATCAGTGAATCACCCGAGGGATTGACCCGGGTCTATTTGTCACCCCAGCATCTGCAGGCCAACCAGCAGGCGGCGCTGTGGATGACCCAGGCCGGAATGACCGTCTGGCAGGACAGCGTCGGTAATATTTGCGGGCGCTACGAAGGGGAACAGGAAGGCGCACCGGCTATTCTGCTGGGATCGCATCTCGATACCGTGCGCAACGCCGGGCGCTACGATGGCATGCTCGGCGTACTGACAGCGATTGAGGTAGTGCACAGTTTGCACCGACAGGGGCGGCGGCTGAAAAAGGCTATCGAGATTGTCGGTTTTGGTGATGAAGAGGGGACGCGGTTTGGCATTACGCTGCTCGGCAGCCGTGGGCTGACCGGTACCTGGCCTGAGAGCTGGCTGGCGCAGACCGATGCCGATGGCGTTAGCGTGGCGCAGGCGATGGTGCTGGTCGGGCTGGATCCGGCGCGTATTCACCTTGCTGCCCGCAGCCAGGAGGAGATTGCCGCTTATCTGGAATTGCATATCGAGCAGGGGCCGTGTCTGGAGCAAGAAGGGCTGGTGCTGGGCGTGGTGGAGGCTATCAACGGCGCACGCCGCCTGAACTGCTGCTTTACCGGCGAGGCAGGGCACGCCGGGACGGTGCCGATGAGTCATCGCAAAGATGCGCTGGCCGCCGCCGCCGAGTGGATGGTGCTGGTTGAGAACCTGACCCGCGAGCAGGGTGGAAATCTGGTTGCTACGGTAGGGACGCTGCGCTGCGCCCCCGGCGCGGTTAACGTTATCCCCGGCGAAGTGACGCTGACCCTGGATATTCGCGGGCCAAACGATCAGCCGCTCGAGGCGTTGCTGAACAGATTGCTGGCGCGGGCGCAGGAAATTGCCGCTCGTCGCCATCTGCAATTCAGCGCCGAAGAGTTTTACCGCATTGCTGCCACCGCCTGCGATAGCAAATTGCAGCAGGTATTAAGCGAGGCGGTGCAGGAGGTGCAGGGGTGTTCAATTAGACTGCCGAGCGGCGCCGGGCATGATGCCATCGCTATCGCCGAGCGTTGG
- a CDS encoding pyridoxal-phosphate-dependent aminotransferase family protein has protein sequence MDITQFSQINPPSRLLMGPGPINADPRVLRAMSSQLIGQYDPAMTHYMNEVMALYRGVFRTENRWTMLVDGTSRAGIEAILISAIRPGDKVLVPVFGRFGHLLCEIARRCRAEVHTIEVPWGEVFTPDQVEDAIKRVRPRLLLTVQGDTSTTMLQPLAELGEICRRYDVLFYTDATASLGGNPLETDAWQLDAVSAGMQKCLGGPSGTSPITLSARMEEAIRRRKCVEEGIRTDAHRDGDEEMIYSNYFDLGMVMDYWGPERLNHHTEATSALFAARECARLILQEGLDNGIARHKLHGDALVKGIQAMGLETFGDLKHKMNNVLGVVIPQGVNGDQARKLMLEDFGIEIGTSFGPLHGKVWRIGTMGYNARKDCVMTTLSALESVLNYLKFSTTQGAAMQAAWDHYRSESAQ, from the coding sequence ATGGATATCACTCAGTTTTCGCAAATCAACCCGCCGTCGCGCCTGCTGATGGGGCCTGGTCCGATTAACGCCGACCCGCGCGTGCTGCGCGCCATGTCGAGCCAGCTTATCGGCCAGTATGACCCGGCGATGACCCACTATATGAATGAGGTGATGGCGCTGTACCGTGGGGTATTTCGCACCGAAAACCGCTGGACGATGCTGGTGGACGGGACCTCGCGGGCGGGGATTGAAGCGATTCTGATTTCGGCTATTCGTCCCGGCGATAAGGTGCTGGTGCCAGTATTTGGCCGCTTTGGTCATCTGCTGTGTGAAATCGCCCGCCGCTGCCGGGCGGAAGTGCACACCATCGAAGTGCCGTGGGGCGAAGTGTTTACCCCGGATCAGGTTGAAGATGCCATCAAACGTGTGCGCCCGCGCCTGCTACTGACGGTACAGGGCGATACCTCCACCACTATGCTGCAACCGCTGGCGGAGCTGGGGGAAATCTGCCGCCGCTATGACGTGCTGTTCTATACCGACGCCACCGCCTCGCTGGGCGGTAACCCGCTGGAAACCGATGCCTGGCAGCTGGATGCGGTGTCGGCGGGGATGCAAAAATGCCTCGGTGGCCCGTCCGGCACCTCGCCGATTACCCTCAGCGCGCGCATGGAAGAGGCCATTCGCCGCCGTAAATGCGTGGAAGAGGGGATCCGTACCGATGCCCATCGCGACGGCGACGAAGAGATGATCTACTCCAACTACTTCGACCTCGGCATGGTTATGGATTACTGGGGGCCGGAGCGCCTGAACCACCATACCGAAGCCACTTCGGCGCTATTTGCTGCCCGCGAATGCGCGCGTCTGATCCTGCAGGAAGGTCTGGATAACGGTATCGCCCGCCATAAACTGCACGGTGACGCGCTGGTAAAAGGCATCCAGGCGATGGGGCTGGAGACCTTCGGCGATCTGAAACATAAGATGAACAACGTGCTGGGCGTAGTGATCCCGCAGGGCGTCAACGGCGACCAGGCGCGCAAGCTGATGCTGGAAGATTTCGGCATTGAAATCGGTACCTCGTTCGGCCCGCTGCACGGCAAAGTGTGGCGTATCGGCACCATGGGCTACAACGCGCGTAAAGATTGCGTGATGACCACCCTCAGCGCGCTGGAGTCGGTGCTCAACTATCTCAAATTCTCGACCACTCAGGGCGCAGCGATGCAGGCCGCGTGGGATCACTATCGCAGCGAGAGCGCGCAATGA